The genomic window CCGCCACTATAACAGGGTTGTTTGGTTTACAGGAAAAAAAAATCGGATAACAATGCATATTGTGTTAAATTAACAGACCTTGCAAGATAAAATTTGAGTCACGATTCAGATTTAGAGTGACACGATAGGTTTTGGATCAGTCATGGAGCTGGAGCATATTCAGGGTCATTTGTGCAAATTTCAGACACAAATATTCAGGAATTTAGTTTGTACACTTGTCATGATGAGGCAAATTACCAAAACTTTCTTCTGTCTTCAATTTCCTAGAAgaacagtattgatcttccaaaTCCACGAGGCCAAATAATTATCTAGAAGAACAGTCCCAACTTCATCAAACAAATTAAGTTGTCTGTTAGGAACATTTGTTTGCTTGTACTAATTGCACTTCTCTGTTTTCCTTTTCCCAAGACCAAACTCTGTCCACTATCCACAAGTAATTTCTTGAAAGATTGAAGACAAATCACATTAAACACACACACGAGGAGTTCTTCATTTCATTAACAACACAATTAACACCACAggttctattttcttgttttcacaagaaaatcaaaacaacaacACAAGAGAAACGTCACTAATTAGTTATCATAAGGAGGTACGGTGGTGATTAAGAGGAAACAACCACACAGATCCGTCCTACTTTTTTCTACGACATTAGATTAAAAGAGACTAGATAAGGGTAACAAGATCACATcacatcacatcatcatcataagAACTCCTTCACCATGACTACTACAACACACCATTAAGATTAGAGAAACCATGAGAGATCTCTCTATTTGCCGCATTTGCAGCTAGATCCGCATGAGCAGCTATCTCCACAGCTGCAGGATGAATTACCACATCCTCCTCCATTACCACCTTCTACTCCCATCTCAGATCCTTCAAAGAACCTGCATGCACCATACATCATTTATATATCATCAAAATCCCATCTCATAATGACAACAAGGTATATTCGATGAGATTCATTTGGATCATAGAGAGATGACGCTTACGATTTCTGAGAAGCAATACCAAAGATGAGGCTTGCAGTGTTAGAGCTCTCACCAAAGTCTGGGTACATGCCGCATCTGTAACAACACAACAATGATCAGAATCATCGCCATAATTGAAAGAAATTCATGAAATTACAATAGAAAACGGATTTTTTGAACAAAAACCTTGTTTTAAAATTCTGAATCTGAGTATATTTTCAAGGAAATTTTGGTAGATTTGAACAAATTTCAGCCAAAATTTGATCCAGACATAGAAATCTTAAAAAGACATTGATATACGCAAAGGAGGAAATAATTTACCCAGTGCATCCAGATCCGCACTTGCAGCCTGATCCACAACCACATTTACCACCACAGCAAGACATGATTTTTTTCTCAAAGAAGATGGATTAATTAACAAAGAAAAAATCTGAATTTGCAAACAGAAATTTGAGGTTTGTTTCTATGCTTTTGCAGATGGGAATTGAATGCTGTTGATATGATGCTAATAACAAGGCCTCTTTATAGCGAAAGTTGGGTATGGGAACGATGCTTATCACCGTTCACGCGTCAACAATAATTATGATTTTGTATGATTTCCCCCCTACCCCTCTTTTCCTAGTCAGTCACCAGACTACCGTTTACCATTTCAGTAAGAAAAAAAGTActtcattcttttttctttttatcatgGACTAATTTTTACTGTCCTATAAAATTACTAATGATGTATGAACCCAGAAAAATGAATATTACTGAAACCGGTAGACATGATAAATTCGTCCACTGCTAGTCTATATGGGTGGGGAGGTCTACCAATAAAATTTGTTTCTATCAATTTTGGTTTTTCTGGATAGCTCTAGAATTAATGAGTTATTGTTTCTATCAATTTTGGTTTTTCTGGATAGCTCTAGAATTAATGAGTTATTTGCTCCGTAATGATTAAACAAAGTCAAGCTGGACTGCAACACCTCTTTGAATAGCAACTCATAATCTCAAATCATTGATGGGCTCTAGAATTAtcgtaaataataataaaatcttAAATACATGATTTACCATATAAACGAGGCAGCGTTATAACTTTTCCTTTCCCACAGGTTACAAGATATCAACAAATCATCTCAAATACCAAAGAACCAAAGCATCCAGGACACAACGAGGAGGATAAGATAACCAACTATGAGACACTTTGTTGGTAAGAAAGTTCCGAGCTAGGTATTAAAAAACTTAGCTTCTTACTATCCCTAACAAGACTTTGTTTCCCTTTAGTCTAGTTTCTGACTCCGCCATTGAGCTCATGCCAATAGGTGACGGTTATCCACTATGCTAGGCTTTCTCTCAAGCCTAATAGTTTTAAAATTTTGAGCTCGGAAGCCCATTTATGCCTACCTACCCATTTATGCCTATTTTACCTCCCTAGTGAGATTCATAGTTCTACCCCTCCATTACTTCCAGTGATGCATAACATAAAAGTTGTGGTGGGGAACTGTGTAGAACTGTGTAAAGGGTAGGATTTCCTAAGAAATGCCTCTCACCTCCTAAAAAATGCGGTAGTCATTTCATTTTTGCTTTCTTTCAGTGGTGAATGGCTTGAATGAGAAAGGGCCCTCACCTATCAATCTAATCTATCCTCTTTAAATGGGTAGGACTGAAAGGTTTGTCATTTCATGTCATGTGCGTAAAAACTACAAAAACTCAACTTCTTTCTTTAACGAGTCTCAAATCCtaatcctaaagaaaaattccCCTTTTTCATAACAAAGGTTCTTCTCCATTATTCGGCTTATTATTCAACAAACTCTAATCCACATTTGGCTGATCTTTCATATAAGTGGCAAGCCTCATAGATCAATACAGATGATTTGAGATTGGAGTCATTATAAAATTAACAAAGATCAACGTACAACCATAAAAGATTAAGAATCTCCACTAATTCTTACATTGATAGAGTTTGCTAGTTCTATCAATTTGGATTCCCTTGTATGCAAATAAATGAATAATATAATCCCTTCGAACAAGTAGATGATCAATGTATGTACTATTGAAGGCGTATAATGCATGACAAAAAAGACACAAGCAGACCCGCTCCTTTTAGAGAAACCACAGGATGGCATTGCCCACTGTACCCGGCATTCATAAAGAGCTAGGTGTCCAATGGAGACTACTACCAATAATGCATCTCATAAGTGAATGGTGACTACCAATCAAGTAGCGGATAACCACGAAGGATGAAGACCCACATTTCAGCGTGTGGATTGTTCTTTTCGAAGAgtttcaaattcatcaagtatgatcAATCATACACTGTCTTCATGCGGATATCATATATTCGTGTGTGCATAGTTTGATAACGCGTCGGGATAGGGTGCGCTGGGGGACACTTCCTTTTTTCCTTGCCCCGACGTGACACCCTCCCTGATCACcttgcaaaagatttttttttttttttggaccatTCATTCATTAATTATCTAGGAGAATGAACAGTTATAATGAATAAGTGGTTGCCAAAGTGtccattttttttattgataaaaattCCGCAGAACTGATTACACATTACTGCTAGTTCTGGATTCCAGATTACTAGTCCAGTTTGAAATTCTCTGAGTTTCCTCATGATTTGATACAATAAACTCCCCAGTGATAATGTGCATTAATTGGGTTTATTTGTAAATCATAGCCAGATTTACAGGCACAAAATTTACAGATCTATTGGTGCTGCTAAGATTGCTAATTTCAAATATTCCATCTCTGTTTGCAGACTCGGTGAATCTCTGACCAATTCTTTCTGCGTGCATTCTTCTGACCATCTTAATAACTTCTCCCAAGTCTGATTCAAACTCAATCTTACTTCTCAGTTGCACTGCCCAGCTGAAAGCATGTTCTGCTACTCTCCAATAGATGCTTGTCAAGTTCTCCTGATTGACCCCAATTCCCTTAACTTCTCTGCAACAGCCTGTATAGTCAGAAAGAATTAGAGCTATGCCTACAATCCTTGTGTTGTTATTATAAACAAAACTATGTTCATCTTTACTGAGAAGTTAGCCGGGGGTAGCCAATTAAGCCTGAATTCTATGATTTTGTTTTCAGCTTGTTGCGCAGTGTAGTTGGAAGAAATCCTACAACTGCACAATATAAGAATCTATGAATTACTAAGTAATCATGGTAGAAATTATCGTTTTATTATGTCAAGATCTCAAAATCAATTACAAAGTGATATGAACCCTAAGTTTCCTTTATACGGACTTTCTCTTTTCTGATTTATTGACCAAGGATTCTAAAAAGATCTTCCTCTTGTTACATGGGCACACTGTCCTTTATATAGGgtcttacatagtggatgacagctaagttGTCCCCTATTTTCGAAATTACTGTGCGTCACTATCGCACACATATATCAGTTACCTTCGCAGACTCTACTTGTTTCGCGCAGATCCTTACTCTTTACTCATGACTACGTTGATATCATCTGATACGTCATCTTGGTTTGGTTGTGTGCGATTAACAACGCACACATTATAACTTTAGTAATTCGCATAGTTTATAGtcgtgcgatatttcactcctacacgTAGAATAAGCAATATGCATAGGATTGTCACCATCCTTTGCATTGACATCAAGCTGAGCATTGACAAAATGTATTATATTTTTGGCTGTTCGTTCAGGCGAGGGTTTGATTTTATCAAACACAAAATTGCATCGTTCTTTCCATACATGCCATAGCACAATGAAACATTTTTCTTTCCAGCTTAAGTTATCATGCTTACTGCTAGGAGAGTTAAAAAGGTCAGTAAGCCAAAGATGAAAGTCACTTAAATTTTTATATATGAAGATGAATATAAATTT from Papaver somniferum cultivar HN1 unplaced genomic scaffold, ASM357369v1 unplaced-scaffold_80, whole genome shotgun sequence includes these protein-coding regions:
- the LOC113345087 gene encoding metallothionein-like protein type 2, with product MSCCGGKCGCGSGCKCGSGCTGCGMYPDFGESSNTASLIFGIASQKSFFEGSEMGVEGGNGGGCGNSSCSCGDSCSCGSSCKCGK